In Rhodothermales bacterium, the following proteins share a genomic window:
- a CDS encoding two pore domain potassium channel family protein, translated as MPLLLLVVGLSLIAFTLFDALWTTIAPHGAGPLSKRIARGWWTASLWVHRRRAGGAHGLLAFAGPALLVVAFLVWVGLLWAGWTLLFSAEPGAVVGSSSNESADLAGRVYYVGFVLFTLGTGDYVPVGGTWEVLSALASLSGLFVVTLAITYVLSVVSAVAAKRRLAGSIHSLGETPSDVVRRAWDGSGFAGLDQHLPSLGSALEYHDQRHAAYPILHYFHSTERRTALGPAVAVLDDALLILAEGVAPDARPAPAIVEPTRRSVGSFLDTLGDAFIEPSDDVPPTPDLAVVASAGIPTEAAGDFKRAVERGAHRRRLLRGLVEDGGWSWTAVVSARPGAQ; from the coding sequence ATGCCCCTTCTCCTCCTCGTTGTCGGACTCTCGCTCATCGCGTTCACGCTCTTCGACGCGCTCTGGACGACGATCGCGCCGCACGGCGCCGGCCCCCTCTCGAAGCGGATCGCCCGGGGGTGGTGGACGGCGAGCCTGTGGGTGCACCGACGGCGGGCGGGCGGCGCGCACGGCCTCCTGGCGTTCGCCGGGCCTGCCCTCCTCGTCGTCGCCTTCCTCGTGTGGGTGGGGCTGTTGTGGGCGGGGTGGACGCTCCTCTTCAGCGCAGAACCCGGAGCCGTCGTCGGCTCTTCGTCGAACGAGTCGGCCGACCTCGCCGGCCGCGTCTACTACGTCGGGTTCGTCCTCTTCACTCTCGGCACGGGGGATTACGTGCCCGTGGGTGGGACGTGGGAGGTGCTCTCCGCCCTCGCTTCGCTCAGCGGCCTCTTCGTCGTCACGCTCGCCATCACCTACGTGCTCTCGGTCGTCTCCGCCGTCGCGGCGAAGCGACGGCTCGCCGGCTCCATCCATAGCCTCGGTGAGACGCCGTCGGACGTCGTGCGCCGGGCCTGGGATGGGAGCGGCTTCGCGGGCCTCGACCAGCACCTCCCGTCGCTCGGCTCAGCGCTCGAATACCACGACCAGCGGCACGCTGCCTACCCCATCCTCCACTACTTCCACAGCACCGAGCGGCGGACGGCGCTAGGACCGGCCGTGGCCGTGCTCGACGACGCGCTCCTGATTCTGGCCGAGGGCGTAGCACCGGACGCACGCCCCGCGCCGGCCATCGTGGAGCCGACCCGCCGCTCGGTAGGCAGCTTCCTCGATACCCTCGGCGATGCGTTCATCGAGCCCTCGGACGACGTGCCTCCGACGCCGGATCTCGCGGTGGTAGCCTCGGCTGGCATTCCTACGGAGGCAGCGGGTGACTTCAAACGGGCGGTGGAGCGAGGGGCACACCGCCGCCGGCTGCTCCGGGGCTTGGTAGAAGACGGTGGGTGGTCGTGGACTGCGGTCGTCTCAGCCCGTCCGGGAGCGCAGTGA
- a CDS encoding efflux RND transporter periplasmic adaptor subunit: protein MNKHTNPTPPVTPPSRPDRSVPPPSEPTPTALGSRARLRTYLAENRRARFLALGMGLLAVVVLVWWFVARSGEPLGDDATIETDEHAEEGGEHAEEELVVLTAAEVEEFGIDVRTAGPGTMAVEKELPGEVRANEDRYAHVTPRLPGIVRSVSVSVGSYVRQGQTMAVIESRELADLSAEYLAAVEREELARTSFEREERLYEQEITSQADYLEARQELAEARIRTRSARQKLIALGFSDGYIESLPQRGERSLVTYPLTAPLSGRVLEKHIVAGEAVEADTDAFEVADLSTVWVDLSVYQRDLGVVREGQEVVVDAGPALGRTRGTISYVRPVVGEETRTAIARAVIRNPEGMLRPGQFVTGLIAVDEAEVEIVVPETAVLDVEGTPTVFVQTGEGFVPRPVEVGDRTADEVAITSGLSAGERYVAAGAFALKAELGKEAFGDDDD, encoded by the coding sequence ATGAACAAGCACACGAACCCCACCCCCCCGGTGACGCCGCCCTCTCGGCCCGACCGTTCCGTTCCCCCCCCTTCCGAACCAACACCGACCGCGCTCGGCTCCCGCGCCCGCCTGCGGACCTACCTCGCCGAGAACCGCCGCGCGCGCTTCCTCGCACTCGGCATGGGCCTCCTCGCCGTCGTCGTCCTCGTCTGGTGGTTCGTCGCACGGAGCGGCGAACCGCTCGGGGACGATGCCACCATCGAGACCGACGAGCACGCGGAAGAAGGGGGCGAGCACGCCGAGGAAGAGCTCGTCGTCCTCACCGCAGCCGAGGTCGAGGAGTTCGGGATCGACGTGCGGACGGCGGGGCCGGGCACGATGGCCGTCGAGAAGGAGCTGCCGGGCGAGGTCCGCGCGAATGAGGACCGCTACGCCCACGTCACGCCCCGCCTCCCCGGCATCGTCCGGAGCGTGAGCGTGAGCGTCGGCTCATACGTCCGGCAGGGCCAGACGATGGCCGTCATCGAGAGCCGCGAGCTGGCCGACCTCTCGGCCGAGTACCTCGCCGCCGTGGAGCGGGAGGAGCTGGCACGGACCTCGTTCGAGCGCGAGGAGCGGCTCTACGAGCAGGAGATCACCTCGCAGGCCGACTACCTCGAGGCGCGGCAGGAGCTGGCCGAGGCCCGCATCCGCACGCGCTCGGCCCGGCAGAAGCTCATCGCGCTCGGGTTCTCCGATGGCTACATCGAGTCGCTCCCGCAGCGGGGCGAGCGGAGCCTCGTTACCTACCCCCTCACGGCCCCGCTCTCGGGCCGTGTCCTCGAGAAGCACATCGTCGCCGGCGAGGCCGTTGAGGCCGACACCGACGCCTTCGAGGTAGCCGACCTCTCTACCGTTTGGGTGGACCTCTCCGTCTACCAGCGCGACCTCGGCGTCGTCCGCGAGGGGCAGGAGGTCGTTGTCGACGCCGGGCCGGCGCTCGGCCGCACGCGCGGGACGATCTCCTACGTCCGTCCCGTCGTGGGGGAGGAGACGCGGACGGCGATTGCCCGCGCTGTCATTCGGAACCCGGAGGGGATGCTCCGCCCCGGCCAGTTTGTCACCGGCCTCATCGCCGTAGATGAGGCCGAGGTCGAGATCGTCGTGCCCGAGACGGCCGTGCTCGACGTCGAGGGCACGCCCACCGTCTTCGTCCAGACGGGCGAAGGCTTTGTTCCTCGCCCCGTCGAAGTCGGCGACCGCACGGCCGACGAGGTGGCGATCACGAGCGGGCTCTCGGCCGGCGAGCGCTACGTCGCCGCCGGAGCCTTCGCGCTCAAGGCCGAGCTCGGAAAGGAGGCTTTCGGCGACGACGACGACTGA
- a CDS encoding TolC family protein, with protein MVFPPLALRRLAWLGAAAAFVAFATGCAAPYDLTYPEPRPLGPVTASYVPTPIERVESENGAPNSVALAEPLTLDEAVALALAQNPDLRAAAHEVRAREGEAYQAARLPNPELEIDAEEFGGSGDRTGTDAAEVGAGVSQTIELGGDRRARAAVAARGAELGAWSFEAARLDLITRVHQAFASVLAAETRLALAEEQRDIAARFADAVTRRAEAGAISPLEARRSAVAAATAEATFGRARRALDAARARLAPLIGLPSGGLDVAGDLDRLGVVPPYERLLPFLALNPDVARYRTALAQAEAQVALERARRIPDPTLRAGGTYFNEVGEAAVTAGVSIPIPLFDTNRGAIQAARARVSGTAAEAEAALLRAERDLAEAYGTYAAAAEAARILRDDALPNSRAAFEGIETGYREGEFDLLAVLDAQRALVETQNALADALADVAQSRAAVERLIATPLEAAADGVLPNPDNE; from the coding sequence ATGGTATTCCCCCCGCTCGCGCTGCGCCGACTGGCGTGGCTCGGGGCCGCCGCCGCATTCGTGGCCTTCGCCACCGGCTGCGCCGCTCCCTACGACCTCACCTATCCCGAACCGCGCCCGCTCGGCCCGGTCACCGCTTCCTACGTTCCGACTCCCATCGAGAGAGTCGAGTCTGAGAACGGTGCACCCAACAGCGTGGCGCTCGCAGAGCCGCTCACGCTGGACGAGGCCGTCGCCCTCGCGCTGGCGCAGAACCCCGACCTCCGCGCGGCGGCCCACGAGGTGCGCGCCCGCGAAGGCGAAGCGTACCAGGCCGCTCGCCTGCCCAATCCAGAGCTAGAGATCGACGCCGAAGAGTTCGGTGGGAGTGGCGACCGCACGGGCACGGATGCGGCCGAGGTCGGGGCGGGGGTCTCCCAGACGATCGAGCTCGGCGGGGACCGCCGCGCCCGTGCCGCCGTCGCCGCCCGTGGGGCTGAGCTGGGTGCGTGGAGCTTCGAGGCCGCCCGCCTCGACCTCATCACGCGGGTCCACCAGGCCTTCGCGTCCGTGCTCGCGGCCGAGACGCGGCTCGCCCTCGCCGAGGAGCAGCGCGACATCGCGGCCCGCTTCGCCGACGCCGTGACCCGCCGCGCTGAGGCGGGGGCCATCTCGCCGCTGGAGGCCCGCCGTTCGGCGGTGGCTGCCGCTACGGCCGAGGCCACCTTCGGGCGTGCCCGCCGCGCGCTCGACGCCGCCCGTGCTCGCCTCGCTCCGCTCATCGGTCTCCCGTCGGGCGGTCTCGACGTGGCGGGCGATCTCGACCGGCTAGGCGTCGTCCCGCCCTACGAGCGGCTCCTCCCCTTCCTCGCGCTCAACCCCGACGTGGCCCGGTACCGGACGGCGCTCGCGCAGGCCGAGGCGCAGGTGGCTCTCGAACGAGCCCGCCGCATCCCGGACCCGACGCTCCGGGCGGGCGGGACCTACTTCAACGAGGTGGGCGAGGCTGCTGTCACCGCGGGCGTATCGATCCCGATCCCTCTCTTCGACACGAACCGGGGCGCGATCCAGGCTGCGCGTGCGCGAGTGAGCGGGACGGCGGCCGAGGCCGAGGCCGCGCTGCTCCGCGCAGAGCGCGACCTGGCCGAGGCCTACGGCACCTACGCCGCCGCTGCCGAGGCCGCACGCATCCTCCGCGACGACGCCCTCCCCAACTCCCGTGCTGCCTTCGAAGGCATAGAGACGGGCTATCGGGAAGGCGAGTTCGACCTCCTCGCCGTGCTCGATGCGCAGCGCGCGCTCGTCGAGACGCAGAACGCCCTCGCCGACGCCCTCGCCGACGTCGCCCAGTCCCGCGCCGCCGTCGAGCGTCTCATCGCCACCCCTCTCGAAGCCGCCGCCGACGGCGTGCTCCCCAACCCCGACAACGAGTAG
- a CDS encoding metalloregulator ArsR/SmtB family transcription factor, with amino-acid sequence MVPDSSAAPDEQLPPTDVVEESVRLLKGVADPTRLRILCLLRQDEQNVHALTDALDVSQSAVSHQLRVLREARLVATRRDGRHVYYRLADDHVYDILSAALEHGREVC; translated from the coding sequence ATGGTACCCGATTCTTCCGCAGCGCCCGATGAGCAGCTTCCACCGACCGATGTGGTCGAGGAATCGGTGCGCCTGCTCAAAGGGGTGGCCGATCCGACCCGGCTCCGCATCCTCTGCCTGCTGCGGCAGGACGAGCAGAACGTCCACGCCCTCACCGACGCCCTCGACGTGTCGCAGTCGGCCGTGAGCCACCAGCTCCGCGTCCTCCGCGAGGCCCGCCTCGTGGCGACCAGGCGAGACGGCCGCCACGTCTACTACCGCCTCGCCGACGACCACGTCTACGACATCCTCTCGGCCGCGCTGGAGCACGGGCGCGAGGTCTGCTGA